The genomic stretch gTCAGTTATAGCCAGAAAGCCAGAAACTCTTTGTACCTGGTGGGAATGGGCTTCCTTATCATTTACCTGATTAAGGTTAAGCAACCTGTTTATTCAGCCACCTGCTGATTTGAGTTTGTGTGATGAAGTAATCTGGACAAAATGCCCGAAACCCAAATGAAAGTTAGTACAGTTTTTACTAATTCCtcttcagacaaaatttttatttacatactgGATTTACATACCAcacatgcatttatttgttacatattttaaaactaaattatatcatcattatcatctttTCTGTTTAATCCACTTCTGGTTCTCAGGTAAATTATATTGCCTTGTTAAATAGTAGTTGTCCCATGTCACCAATTCACTGGATTCACCATCAATgaagaatatgaatgaatatgttttaGCTTACGCTTTTATCAACTTGAGGAAagttcaaaaacaaataaaaaatgttcagATATAACTTTTCTTGCTttgaaattaacatttattctaatctatttttttcttctttttttgcttATTTACTCTATCACTGAACCTTCACTGCTTCAGTACGgtaagtcatttttatttatttattttaagtcaAAAAGATTTGGGTTTATGTTACATTTTACATAATCTGTTTTCTTGAAATATCAGCATATTGATAGCCActggttttttattttaatatgtatCATAAATCTTTATTCCCCCAAACTTCCTTTAAAAACCTCAAAAGGAAAACATTAGTTTTGATACTTGATTCATAAAATAATGCAAAAAGTGAAATATATCTTATGTTTCATCTGAACTATTGGAGTGATTTCTAagtttcaaaatattttgagGCTGTTTGTTAACAGTgacactctctgtgtgtgggtcATATGTGAATACACTGAGCATTTATCAGTGGCTTTGGTCATGGTTTAGTCAGTCTGACTTTACAGCTGTAACTACTCATTTTTCACTTTAATTCAAATCTAGGCACTGTAATAATACTAGGCACGGTGTTGGTTGGATTTTCTCATTTGTATTTTAATCTAAAGCTTGGTTTAAGAGTCTTTTATATACAAACAATGGCTGAGTGGGTCTTTCCTAAAAGATCATAATGACAAGTGTGTGAGAGGTTGACTGATGAGATTTGTAGCTACAAGGTGTAGGGATGCGGTGCAAAAGATAGATGCCTTGCTTTTCGTATCTGTTTTACACAGTTTAACCTTGTTTTAAACTCACATAAATGGGGGTACAATGCCCTGTTTGGAGAGTCTCTGATGAGTGGCAGCACTGCTCCCCTTCGTACATCTTAAGGGAGGCTAATTAGAGCCTGTGTTTTCCAAATGAGTTATCTAATTTCACTGTAGGTGGGTTGGTAGGCACTCAGATAAACAAACGTGTTTGCACAAGCATGAAAACtactttttataatattatcCCCTTTAATTGTTGGTTAACTTTAATGACATTCTCTAATAAAGTTTACTAGTTTACTACTATGTTTCAAAGAGCACCGTTTGCACAAGATCAGATTAATTATATACTAGAGGAAAACCAAGACAAGAGTTCCAACCAGACTCCAGTAAGGACATTTAATAACACCAAGGTGGAAACCTCAAAATCTGGGGTCCATGCTGTTGATGAGCTTTAAATGATCAATTATCCAAATTAGTTTTAGGGCCTCTGTGTGGTAACTTGTTACTTAGTTTACTGATGATTACATTTGATGTGATTAAAGGAATGTAATATAATCACGGTTAATCAGATGTTGCTTTTCTTATCTTTAGCATTTCTGGGGTCCGGTAGCAAACTGGGGGTTACCCATTGCTGCAATCTCAGACATGAAAAAGAGTCCAGAAATTATCAGTGGAAGAATGACCTTTGGTAAGTGACAAAAAGTTAAAGTCCAAGTCGcatgaaaacacatttttatggcAGAATGTGTACACAGTAGTGTTTCTGGTGAAGGATTAAATATGACGTCACTGCCTTCCTTCTGCTATTTATTGAAAACACAGGTGTCTCTGCTACTGATTTTCTGGGAAGTCTTTTGTATTTTCTCTGAAACTAAATACTGCACTAACTCATGGTCCCACCCATTACAGCCCCAATCAGCAGTGGCCAATTTCCACCTCCTCAGTGCCTTACATTTCTCTCTTTTACTTCACTATTTTTAGTCTCACCAAATGATCATTTAAACACTCATTGCCTTAGCAGAAATTAAATTATTTCCTCTTCAAAACTAAAGTGTTACTGAACAGCATTGCACTTTTTCTTTGCCTTTAAAGTATTCTCAACTGCAAATATGTTGCTACATATTTATTAAGATTGTTTTATTAAGACATTAGTCAGGAAACAGTGAAGTGTTTAAGAACTCACCTCTGTTACATGATTAAATAATTGCAATTTGCTATAAATTAGATCatcagaaaaatgtaaaagtttgTTCAACTACAGAAAACATCCACTGTTGAGAAATGTTAACATATGTGGGTATAAGTTAGATTTTAATATTCAACTATacagtatttaaaatgtgttcctCTCCTTGTGCTGTACCAGCTCTTGTCTGCTACTCGTTGCTGTTCATGAGATTTGCCTACAAAGTGCAGCCAAGGAACTGGCTCCTCTTCGCCTGCCACCTCACCAATGAAACAGCACAGCTCGTTCAGGGAGGGAGACTCATCAAATTCAAGTAAGATgccacttttaaaaaaaaaaaaaaaaaaaaaaaaaaaaaaaaagatattggTTTTGTTTATCCTCCGTTTGATACTATGCTATTTTCTCAGTCCTCAGTCCTTGTTCAGACTCTCAATCATGTTCCTGGGTAGACTCTAATTTTTGGTGTCTTTTTACAGCATGGAGAAAAAGATGGCAAATTGATGAACAACTGCTGAGTGTGGGAGATTTCTATGATTATCCAGCACTGTTTGGTTCATGGCCCcctgaaatgcattttttaaccTGAACATGAAATATCCAGACAACCTTTTTTAATGATTGCCAAAAGCTAATCTAACTGACCTCATAATAAATTGTGACATTATACTGATTTCAGGCACAGGCTTAAATAGGATTGGAATAAAACGGAATGTACATAAAAGGAACTATCATTTACAGAGGACTGTTACacgcacattttttaaaaacgttATATACCATGATATTGGTGTATATAATTGTTAATTCAACTAATTTATTCCACAATATGACTGTGTATGTCATCCTAacttgaaatgaaaaataaattctgTCCAAACTTGCATGTCACTCTACTGTTGTACATTGGGATGGGGCTGTAATAGTTGAATACTGACAATCGGTGGTGTTTATCATTGAAAatctatgtaaaataaaaaagtgaaattCAAATGGGTTATTGCACTCGAATGAGACAATGTTGATTGTGTTCGTGTGTTAAAGATTGTAATTACGTGTAAAACGTAAAATCAGATTTGAAAATTGCAGTTTTAGGTCATCTTGCTCAATGCTacagaggtaaaaaaaaatgtaaacaaaatacatttaaagtaaTTGATATAAAGATTTCTAGTTATTAATGGCTGAATATAGAgtaaatctttttaaaataaacaatagaaATCACTGAAAAATACAACTCCTATCCATCAGTGTTTGGTGACTTTGTAACTTAATAAAGATTACACACCACATTCAGAAAGCTGTGATTTAGTTTTACAGTCCAAATCTTACAAGTGAAAGCTAGTCATAAACATACCACTGCCTGCGTGTAAAGATTATGACTAGCTATTGCTTATGGGCTTTCACTTAAGTCTGTTTTAATTAGTAATCAAATattcctttttcttttgtttcaatTAAAAGAACACCTAAAGGACTTTTGAACATAATGCATTAATTTCTACGAAAAATATTGCGTTTTTTAAGTAGTTTTCTTTTCAACACAAAGAATTGGCATTAACTTTGAGGAAGTAAGTTAAATATCTTCCACTTTTCACTCCATATTTACAGCTGGATCTGAATTGTTTTAAATAGGGGGGGAAATAAGAGGTAGTACAATAAAACCTGTACAGCAAAGGAGTAATTCCTTGTAAAACAATGATGTTCCTAAGTGCAAATATCAGTAAAAGTGCAAACTATAAAGAGTCACACACTGCTCCTATTTCTTCATCCAAAGTCTTCCCCAGTGACGACGACGCCATTTGCAAGCTGGTTTTCAAGGATAATTGCGTCATCATCCTTAACAACAGAGAACGCTTAGAGTTAATACATGGAAGGAAGAGTTTTGCAGTCAGTTTTACACTATTTTCCATTTGCTCCTCATATCTCCTGAAATGAAGGGaacgagaaggaaagtgacttACCTCATACTTTTCTGTGTAGTCCTTCTCAGCACCTCTATAGGCTAGAACATGGATGAGGGTGTACACTCTGCAAAGGAGATATCAACAAAACTCAACATATGGCTCTATTAAAGAGGTTCACAAGCACAACGCAAACTGCATTCAAAGTTGACCAGAAGTGTAGAGTAATTTTCACCTGTGGTAGAGCATAGCCAGGAACTGGATCACAAGAAGAATGGCGAAAGACAGTAGGAACATCAAACTCAGTGGTTCCACCCTCAACGGTTCATCAGATAACGTGCCATTGGGGAAATATTTGGGAATCTGGATGCTGATGACATCATTGCCAATGGTTTGAAGGATAAACGTCGCCACAACCCACAGGACATTCACaatgaaatacagaaaaacagcCTGGAGGAGAACAAAACGTTTT from Hoplias malabaricus isolate fHopMal1 chromosome 2, fHopMal1.hap1, whole genome shotgun sequence encodes the following:
- the mpc1 gene encoding LOW QUALITY PROTEIN: mitochondrial pyruvate carrier 1 (The sequence of the model RefSeq protein was modified relative to this genomic sequence to represent the inferred CDS: substituted 1 base at 1 genomic stop codon), yielding MAGILARKAVDHLRSKEFREYLMRXHFWGPVANWGLPIAAISDMKKSPEIISGRMTFALVCYSLLFMRFAYKVQPRNWLLFACHLTNETAQLVQGGRLIKFNMEKKMAN